The Parashewanella tropica genome window below encodes:
- a CDS encoding M28 family metallopeptidase — protein MRKTGLLAIAAVIQSMSFNALAVTYQFHEKQYRQDVKTLSSTQFAGRAPLSPQEKLTTDYLVNAYKRIGLEPGYKGQFLQPVPMAKITTDQHMRLKVGHESFNNVTEFTARTERLSQQINLKNSDVVFCGYGIDAPEYHWNDYQGVDVKGKTVIVLVNDPGFATQDPKLFTGNAMTYYGRWTYKFEEAAKQGAKAVFVVHETAPAGYGWDVVKNSVGGNQLSLVDQAQNLDTVAVMGWLQHDTAKKIFAQAGYDFDKLKRKAVSRHFKPIDLKLKARLKLNNHIEQSTSYNVIAQLSAKTKTDETIIVHAHWDHLGQFSDNKGKVHTFHGAVDNASGDAAVMDLARNLKAQADKMTFKRNIIFADFTGEEAGLIGAKQFAKNPPVPTKDLVAMVNIDGMNTNKAMNSVLDYGKGMSSLDRYLADAAKVQGRTVQVDPHPQTGLYFRSDHFALAQAGIPSLLFMGLGDPDYVKYRYHKEADKYQASWTLEGVKQDLALMNMIIVKLANNHDWPKWTKDSAFKKRRSQDGR, from the coding sequence ATGAGAAAAACAGGTTTATTAGCAATAGCCGCCGTAATCCAAAGCATGAGTTTTAATGCATTAGCTGTAACCTATCAATTCCACGAAAAACAATATCGCCAAGATGTAAAAACCTTATCTTCAACGCAATTCGCAGGACGGGCGCCATTAAGCCCACAAGAAAAACTCACTACTGATTACTTAGTTAACGCATATAAACGTATTGGCCTAGAACCCGGTTATAAAGGTCAATTCTTACAGCCTGTTCCCATGGCGAAAATCACCACAGATCAACACATGAGATTAAAAGTCGGGCATGAATCATTTAATAATGTCACTGAATTTACCGCTAGAACGGAACGTCTTAGTCAGCAAATTAACCTAAAAAATAGTGATGTTGTGTTTTGTGGTTATGGAATCGATGCGCCTGAATATCACTGGAATGATTATCAAGGAGTGGATGTAAAGGGAAAAACTGTGATCGTCTTGGTCAATGATCCTGGTTTTGCAACTCAAGATCCTAAGCTGTTTACGGGCAATGCCATGACTTATTATGGTCGTTGGACATACAAGTTTGAAGAGGCGGCAAAGCAGGGGGCAAAAGCGGTGTTTGTTGTTCATGAAACCGCACCTGCGGGCTATGGGTGGGATGTGGTAAAAAATTCAGTGGGTGGTAATCAATTATCGCTGGTGGACCAAGCTCAAAACCTAGATACCGTTGCGGTAATGGGGTGGTTACAGCATGACACTGCCAAAAAGATTTTTGCTCAAGCGGGCTATGATTTTGATAAATTAAAGCGAAAGGCCGTGTCTCGTCACTTCAAGCCAATAGATTTAAAGCTCAAAGCCAGACTTAAATTAAACAATCACATCGAGCAATCGACGTCTTACAATGTTATCGCCCAGTTGTCAGCCAAAACAAAAACGGATGAGACGATAATCGTTCACGCTCATTGGGATCATTTAGGTCAATTTAGCGATAATAAAGGTAAAGTGCATACGTTCCATGGTGCGGTAGATAATGCCTCTGGTGATGCAGCGGTGATGGATCTTGCCCGAAATCTAAAAGCGCAAGCCGATAAAATGACTTTTAAACGCAATATTATTTTTGCAGACTTTACTGGAGAAGAGGCGGGATTAATTGGCGCGAAACAATTTGCTAAAAATCCGCCTGTACCCACTAAAGATCTTGTTGCTATGGTAAATATTGATGGCATGAACACCAATAAAGCAATGAACTCCGTGCTTGATTATGGAAAAGGCATGTCTTCATTAGATCGCTATTTAGCTGATGCGGCAAAGGTTCAAGGGCGAACAGTACAAGTGGATCCTCATCCACAAACGGGATTATATTTCCGTTCTGATCACTTTGCTTTAGCTCAAGCAGGAATACCGAGCTTATTGTTTATGGGACTTGGTGATCCCGATTACGTCAAATATCGCTATCATAAAGAAGCGGACAAGTATCAGGCATCGTGGACTTTAGAAGGCGTAAAACAAGATTTGGCTTTGATGAATATGATTATCGTGAAGTTAGCCAATAACCATGATTGGCCAAAGTGGACCAAGGA